The following are from one region of the Acidimicrobiales bacterium genome:
- a CDS encoding TrkA family potassium uptake protein: AGGGVVGQSIAQDLVANGHEVLIVEQDTALVARQREETGIRWYAGDACEVSTLQRSGWGDAEVVVAATGDDEDNLVVSLLSKQEFAVPRVIARVNHPKNRWMFNETWGIDVSVSTPHLMTALVEEAVSVGTLVRLLHFAEGKAGLVEVTLAEGSPALNRQLSELGMPRDASIVAVVRDRRVVVPRGDTVLLAGDEVIVLVTSESEDSVRRILVG; the protein is encoded by the coding sequence GCGGGAGGCGGGGTCGTGGGCCAGTCGATAGCGCAGGACCTGGTGGCGAACGGCCACGAAGTCCTGATCGTCGAGCAGGACACCGCGCTGGTCGCGCGCCAGCGGGAGGAGACGGGCATCCGCTGGTATGCCGGCGACGCCTGCGAGGTGAGCACCTTGCAGCGGTCGGGTTGGGGTGATGCAGAGGTGGTCGTGGCGGCTACTGGGGACGACGAGGACAACCTGGTGGTGTCGTTGTTGTCCAAGCAGGAGTTCGCGGTGCCGCGGGTGATCGCGCGCGTCAACCACCCTAAGAACCGGTGGATGTTCAACGAGACCTGGGGGATCGATGTGTCGGTCTCGACCCCCCACCTCATGACCGCCTTGGTCGAGGAAGCGGTGTCGGTGGGAACACTCGTCAGGTTGTTGCACTTCGCCGAGGGCAAGGCGGGCCTGGTGGAGGTGACGCTCGCGGAGGGCAGCCCCGCGCTGAATCGCCAGCTTTCGGAGCTCGGCATGCCGCGCGACGCGAGCATCGTGGCGGTCGTGCGCGACAGGCGCGTGGTCGTGCCGCGCGGCGACACCGTGCTCCTCGCCGGCGACGAGGTGATCGTGCTCGTGACATCGGAGTCCGAGGACTCGGTCCGGCGAATCCTCGTCGGTTAG